A window of the Helianthus annuus cultivar XRQ/B chromosome 4, HanXRQr2.0-SUNRISE, whole genome shotgun sequence genome harbors these coding sequences:
- the LOC110934753 gene encoding uncharacterized protein LOC110934753 gives MTDTNEDEATQQERLKTMISEEIGRAMQASIPHLAQEVEGHVLEVVETMMAGKMEELKGMISEVQEKKGTRKCTYKEFMACNPLPFKGEIDPIACQRWIASTEAVFIRSHCEKKDQVMFATGLLQLRAKDWWDVYSKEIGEEKVQVLTWQEFKEPFLKYHSPQSAIDKIQEDFLHLCQKDETIDEITNVFLDKLKFCKDIAGTERMKINRYYGMLKAEYREFIIPAKCETLNELIDLARDREIEIRRQAERGEKRVSENVSSSSPSKKPKFQDQSKKDKAKGSVPKCKTCGKLHTGECLKGKKGCYNCGQEGHPYYRCPNPSRTCYNCFQPGHIKAECPKLQQKTDKEARKEEAPRAKGRMFQITTKEAKDHPNVVSGIFSLNSMPTYVLFDTCRSFVSSELVSHPSFKIERLHVPLEVEIADSKSYLLHEVCRDCEIIIEDEKFAIDLIPMILGEFKVIVGMDWLAKHQAEIQCEKKVIHVLTSEGKRVSIQGERNINLKLCSIVQAYKYVRNGSKAFLTYVVDTKQNTPKIEEVEVVNEFLDVFPEDLPGLPPEREVDFKIKLYPDAKPVAKAPYRLAPTEMRELMVQMQELLDKVDPSKVEAVMKWVPPKNPSEVRSFLGLAGYYRRFIQDFSKLALPLTKLTKKDEKFSWGADQERAFQTLKEKLSSSPVLTLPDGTEDLVVFTDASHQGLGCVLMQRGRVIAYASRQLKTHESNYPTHDLELAAVVFALKIWRHYLYGTKSLT, from the exons ATGACGGATACGAATGAGGATGAAGCCACGCAACAAGAGCGACTGAAAACTATGATCTCGGAAGAGATTGGAAGGGCAATGCAAGCAAGTATTCCTCATTTAGCCCAAGAAGTAGAAGGTCATGTGCTGGAAGTGGTAGAAACAATGATGGCGGGTAAGATGGAAGAGTTGAAGGGAATGATTAGCGAAGTGCAAGAAAAGAAAGGAACTCGCAAATGCACATACAAAGAATTTATGGCGTGCAACCCGTTACCGTTCAAAGGAGAAATTGATCCTATAGCATGCCAAAGGTGGATTGCAAGTACTGAAGCGGTGTTCATAAGGAGTCATTGTGAGAAGAAGGATCAAGTGATGTTCGCCACCGGTTTGCTACAACTCCGAgctaaagattggtgggatgTTTATAGTAAAGAGATTGGGGAAGAAAAAGTTCAAGTCTTGACATGGCAAGAGTTCAAGGAACCTTTTCTAAAGTACCACAGTCCGCAATCTGCCATTGACAAGATCCAAGAAGATTTCTTACATCTTTGTCAGAAAGATGAAACCATTGATGAAATCACCAACGTGTTCCTTGACAAGCTGAAGTTCTGTAAAGATATAGCAGGAACGGAAAGAATGAAGATAAACCGTTATTACGGTATGTTGAAGGCTGAATATCGGGAGTTCATAATTCCCGCTAAATGTGAAACTTTGAATGAGCTCATTGACTTGGCCCGAGATAGGGAGATTGAAATAAGAAGACAAGCAGAAAGAGGCGAAAAGAGAGTATCTGAAAATGTTTCCAGCTCGAGCCCTTCAAAGAAACCAAAATTTCAAGATCAAAGCAAGAAGGATAAGGCGAAGGGTAGTGTTCCGAAATGCAAAACGTGTGGAAAGTTACACACGGGGGAGTGTTTGAAAGGGAAGAAGGGCTGTTACAATTGTGGTCAAGAGGGGCACCCATACTATAGGTGTCCTAATCCTTCAAGAACGTGTTACAACTGTTTCCAACCGGGTCATATTAAGGCTGAGTGTCCCAAGCTTCAACAGAAAACCGATAAGGAAGCAAGAAAGGAGGAAGCCCCAAGAGCTAAGGGGAGGATGTTTCAGATCACAACCAAGGAAGCGAAGGACCACCCGAATGTTGTAtcaggtatattctcattgaacTCGATGCCTACGTACGTGTTATTTGATACCTGTAGATCGTTTGTATCAAGTGAATTAGTGTCACACCCCTCCTTTAAAATCGAAAGACTGCATGTACCATTAGAAGTAGAAATAGCCGATAGTAAGAGTTATTTGTTGCACGAAGTTTGTAGAGATTGTGAAATAATCATTGAAGACGAGAAGTTTGCCATTGACCTTATTCCCATGATATTGGGGGAATTTAAGGTTAtagttggcatggattggctagCTAAACATCAGGCCGAAATTCAATGTGAGAAGAAGGTAATTCATGTGTTAACATCGGAAGGAAAACGAGTAAGCATACAAGGGGAAAGGAATATCAACTTGAAGCTTTGTTCTATAGTCCAAGCATACAAGTACGTACGAAATGGAAGCAAGGCATTTCTAACTTACGTGGTGGATACTAAGCAGAATACCCCTAAGATAGAAGAGGTTGAAGTCGTGAACGAGTTTCTtgatgtttttccggaagatttaccggggCTTCCACCAGAACGCGAAGTGGATTTCAAGATTAAATTGTACCCTGATGCCAAACCCGTAGCCAAGGCCCCTTATAGGTTGGCCCCAACTGAAATGCGGGAGTTAATGGTACAAATGCAAGAATTACTCGACAAGG TAGACCCGTCAAAGGTGGAAGCCGTTATGAAGTGGGTACCTCCCAAGAACCCAAGTGAAGTAAGAAGCTTTTTGGGTTTAGCAGGCTATTATAGGAGGTTTATCCAAGACTTTTCTAAATTGGCCTTGCCGTTGACCAAGTTAACCAAGAAGGATGAGAAGTTTTCATGGGGTGCAGATCAAGAAAGGGCGTTTCAAACCTTGAAAGAAAAGCTGTCGAGTTCCCCGGTACTAACCTTACCAGATGGAACGGAAGACTTGGTGGTGTTTACGGATGCGTCACACCAAGGGTTgggatgtgttttgatgcaaaggggtagagtcattgcctatgcttctagGCAATTGAAGACACACGAAAGTAATTAcccaacccatgatttggagttagcTGCAGTAGTATTTGCTTTGAAGATATGGAGGCACTATCTTTACGGTACGAAAAGC ctaacgtAG